The segment CACAGTCAATATTAGATATGCCATCTCTTTTGATTATAAAAACATGAATAAAGTCATGCGAATTATCAAAGAAAAAAACCTCAAAGTGATTAATCAAACCCTAGAATTGAGTTGTGAACTTATTATTTCGGTACGATTAAATGATTCCAAATCGATTTTTGAAACGTTTGATAAATTATATGAGATTAACATAAAGGCGTTAAACGATTAAATTTGCAGTTTGTCTAAAATATAATCAGGACATTTTGTAGGGCGTTTCTTAGAAACATCAATAAATGCTAAAACTGAATTTCCCGTTGCTAATAATTCATCGTTTTCATTTAATATTTCATAATCAAATTCAATTTTTACAGCAGGTTTTTTTACGAGTTTAGTCTTTACTTTAATGATGTCATCATAACAGGCTGACTTTTTGTAATTTATGGAAAGTGAGATGACGGGCAACATAATACCGCTCTCCTCCATTTGACTGTAAGAAAAACCCATTTTACGTAACCACTCTGTTCTACCCATTTCAAAATATTGCGCGTAATTGCCGTGATACACTACACCCATCTGATCGGTCTCTCCATAACGCACTCTAAATTGTATCTCATCAAATTTGCAAAGGTTGGACATAGTTTTTGATATTTTTTTTGTAATTTCGGACCGACTTAAACATGAGGAAAAAATTCTTAATATTCAACCCTTTTTGATTTTTTTATTAAGAAATTTGTTCACATATTTGTCTCATAAGAATGATTCAAGAGAAACTCGAATTTCTCTTTTTTTTGCTGACTAACTAACAAACGAAAAAAACTAACTTAGAGAATGGATGTAACTGCGCAATCGGTTTGGAACAACTGTCTGTCTTTTATAAAAGACAACATACAACCACAAGCCTATAAAACTTGGTTTGAACCAATAGTAGCAGTAAAGCTCTCTGATAACGCTTTAAGTATTCAAGTCCCTAGTAAATTTTTCTATGAGTGGCTAGAAGAACACTACGTTAAAATATTAAAAGTTGCTTTAACAAAACAATTAGGAGAAACTGCCAAATTGGTTTATGTAATCAAAATGGAAAACACCTATGGAAACAAGCAGCCATTTACTGAAAAAATACCTAGTTCTAATCGTGGCGCTCTAAAATCTCAAGATGTAGACGTTCCTCTAAATAATAAAAATCCAGAATTAAAAAACCCTTTTGTTATACCAGGCATCAGAAATGTAAAAATTGAGTCTCAACTCAATCCAAATTACAGTTTTGAAAACTTCCTGGAAGGTGATTCTAATCGTTTAGCAAGAAATGCTGGTTTAGCCGTTGCGAATAAACCTGGAGGCACATCCTTTAATCCGCTTCTCATTTTTGGTGGTGTTGGTTTAGGAAAAACACATCTTGCTCATGCCATTGGTGTTGACATCAAGGATAAATATCCTGAAAAAACAGTTTTATATATTTCCGCTGAAAAATTTACACAACAATATATCGATTCTGTAAAAAAGAACAATCGAAATGATTTTATTCACTTCTATCAAATTATAGATGTCTTAATTATTGATGATGTTCAATTTTTATCGGGCAAGTCAGGAACTCAAGACGTATTTTTCCATATTTTCAATCACTTACATCAAAATGGGAAACAAGTTATTTTAACCAGTGACAAAGCTCCTGTGGATATGCAAGACATTGAACAACGTCTCCTATCACGCTTTAAATGGGGACTTTCTGCGGAACTTCAAAGTCCTGACTTCGAAACCAGAGTATCAATACTCAAAAACAAACTCTATCGTGATGGTGTTGAAATGCCTGATGAAATTGTAGAGTATGTTGCAAAGCATATCAAAACAAATGTTCGAGAACTGGAAGGCGCCATTATTTCCTTAATTGCACAATCCTCTTTTAATAAGAAAGAAATTACAGTAAATCTTGCGAAAGAAATCGTTGAGAAATTTGTAAAAAACACGAAACGCGAAGTCTCTATAGATTATATCCAAAAGGTAGTTTCAGATTATTTCCAAATGGATGTGAGCACCTTACAATCTAAAACACGTAAACGTCACATTGTACAAGCTAGACAATTAGCAATGTTCTTTGCTAAAAAATACACTAAGGCGTCATTAGCAAGTATAGGCTCTCAAATAGGTAAACGAGATCATGCCACTGTTTTACACGCGTGTAAAACCGTAGACAACCTATCTTCTACAGATAAGCAATTCAGAAAATACGTTGAAGACCTTTCAAAAAAACTTTCTCTTTAAAATCAACTAATGAAAAGTATTCTCATGGTGTGCTTAGGTAATATTTGCCGCTCACCTTTAGCTCATGGAATTTTAGAATCTAAACTTCCTGAGAGTGAATTCTATGTCGATTCCGCAGGTACTGCAAACTATCATGTTGGGGATCTTCCAGATCACCGATCGATTGCTGTAGCGAAATCTCACGGTATCGATATATCTCATCAAAGTGGAAGACAGTTTCTGGTGAGTGACTTTGATGCTTTTGATCATATTTTTGTTATGGATCATTCTAATTTTACAAATGTTATAAATTTAGCAAGATCCAATGAAGATATTGCAAAGGTAAAGTTGATGTTAGAGGTAAATGCTAATAATAAACAGCAACATGTTCCAGATCCCTATTATGGCGATATGTCCGACTTTGAACACGTATTTAAATTACTGGATAAAGCTTGTGCAAAATTATCTAAGACTCTTATAAACGAAAGCGCATAATCATTTTCACAATAATACTGGCGTTTTTTTTCGTATTTTGTAAACACATTCCTTAAAATCTAGAAAAATGAAAAAAATCGCACTTTTCTTCGCCTACATCTTTATATCAAATACTTATGCCCAAGATATTAGTTTAGAACTATATGCATCGGGGTTTTCTAGTCCTGTGAATGCTAAACATGCCGGTGACGATCGACTCTTTGTTGTTGAACGCGCAGGGGTTATTAAAATCATTGAAGCCGACGGCAGCGTAGGTAGTGTTCCATTTTTAAATATTGATTCTAGAGTAAGTAATAATGGTGGCGAACAAGGCTTGCTTGCATTGGCATTTCACCCTAACTATACAACTAATGGTTTTTTTTATGTGAATTACATCAATAATATAGGTGATACCGTGATTTCTAGATTTACGAGAAGCTCGGTTAGTCTTGCAGATCCAAATTCAGAAGTTATCTTGCTAACGATATTCCAACCCTTTTCAAATCATAATGGAGGCGACATGCATTTTGGTCCAAATGATGGATATCTTTATATATCCACTGGTGACGGAGGTTCTGGAGGCGATCCAGGAAATAGAGCTCAAAATTTAGGTTTGTTATTGGGTAAAATATTAAGAATAGATGTCGATGGCACTAGCAACGGTAATTATGGAATTCCTGCAGACAATCCATTTGTTTCCAATACTGCTGCGATGGATGAAATTTGGGCTTACGGATTAAGAAATCCATGGAAGTTTTCTTTTGATAGATCTAATGGTGATATGTGGATAGCAGACGTTGGCCAGAGCACAAGAGAAGAAATTAATCATGTCTCTTCAACTTCTACAGGAGGCGAAAACTATGGCTGGAAATGCTTTGAAGGCACCACAACTTTTAGCAGTGGCGCAGGATGTAATACCATCACACATCAACCTCCAGTTGCTGAATATAATTATGGTGGTAATCCATTCAAATGTTCTATTACAGGAGGATATCGTTATAGAGGAACCATACAAACAGGCCTTCTAGATTTATTCTTCTTTGCAGATTTTTGTAGTGACGAAATTGGTGTAGTTGAAGAAATAAGTCCGAATAATTTCAATTTAACATTTTTAGATCGTTTTATTGGAGAAGGGTTTTCGACTTTTGCTGAAGACGTGAATGGCGAACTTTATGCTATTGGCTTAATTTCGGGAAGCATTTTTAGAATAGAAGATGCCAATTTAAGTATCAATGAATCTACTTTAAATGACATTAAAATGTATCCTAATCCAGTTAACAACCTGCTAACTTTTGATTTAGTAAACACGTCAAACATAGTCAGTGAGATTCGAATTAACGATGTACAAGGAAAACGTATTCAAACACACACTAACTTTCAAGAACAATTGTTAACAATATCAACAAAATCACTCACAAGTGGTTTATATCTCATAGAAATTATAGATATACGAGGAAATAGTAATATTCGTAAACTGATTGTAGATTAATCCTATGAACCCTAACTACGGAAAACTTTATCTCATTCCCACGCGTCTTGGAGATAATCCACCGCTAGAAGTCTTACCTATTTCAGTAAAAAAAATTGTTGAAATGGTTGATGATTTTATTGTAGAAAATGAAAAAACTGCGAGACGTTTTATTAAAAAAGTCGATTCAAGAAAACAGCAGTCCATCTTGCACTTTGAAATCCTCAATAAATACACGAAACCTGAAGAAATTCAGAATTTTTTAGATACCTGTAAAGCAGGAAAACCGATGGGATTATTATCTGAAGCCGGTTGTCCCGGTATCGCAGATCCTGGAGCAGATATTGTAAAACTAGCTCATGAGAATGATATTCAAGTGGTTCCTTTGGTCGGCCCTTCATCTATTATACTAGCAATGATGGCCTCGGGTATGAACGGGCAAAGTTTTACATTTAATGGCTATATTCCTATTGATAAATCGGAAAGAAAAGCGACTTTAAAACGTATGGAGCGATTATCATATGAGCACAATCAAACACAACTGTTCATTGAAACACCATATCGCAATAATAAAATTCTTGAAGATATATGTGCAACTTTACACACAAACACAAGAGTATGTGTAGCTTGTGATATTACGCTTCCAACAGAATACATTAAGACAATGACGGTTAATGAATGGAAACATACCAAGATAGATCTTCATAAAAGACCTGCGATTTTTATTATTCACAAAGACTAATAACAGTAGCTTACCATTTATCATTCACACTTATTTTACACTTTTTTGACAATTAATTTACTCGAAAACATTTAATGCTATTCTATATTTGAATTGTATGAACGAGCAAATTAAATAATTATGAAAAAGAATAAAATTATATTAGGTATCGCAATCACAATTTTAACAGTGATTATTTCTAGCACATTTAATTGGAACAGTTCCAAAGGCAATCTATTAGAGGTGACTAATGACGAATTAATGGCTTCAAATTTAGCGGCAGAGGCAGAGGTACCACAAACTGTGAGTGATGAACCAGAATCACGATTTTTCTACAACATAAAAACAAGATATAACGCTATTAAAAAAAGTGACGTAGCCAAAGCCATCTCTATTAACGATTTTTTAAATCAGAAGCAGATGCCACCACTAAACTCTTATCAATCTGTGAGCATTATTATAGTCAAAGACAACAAGCAAACCAATAATATTTCCCTGAGTAAAGACGGTAAACTTTCAAATTCTCAAATAGAACTTTTAAAATCTGCCGATTATTCAACAAATTTTTTAGTAAGAGCAAATTATGAAAAAATAAGCGAAGAAACCTTACAATCAGAATACAACTATTGGAGCCCACACTTAAGCATCGTCCCTGAACATCAAGCTGAATATTTGAGCGATCAAGAGGCGCTATCTTCTTATCTCGAAAAAGGCAGTCAAAAAGCAATTATAAGCAGCATGGAGGACAAATTGAGACCTGTCATGTTGTATTTTACAGTAACTAAAACAGGTGTTGTTTCTAATGTTAGAGTAGAATCAATATCCAATTATCCGCTTTTTGATAAAAAGATGGTAGAACTCATAAATAACATACCAGGAACATGGAAACCAGCAAAAGATTCTAAAGGACAAACAGTTGATCAAGAACTTGTGATTACTTTCGGATCCGGCGGATGCTAAATAAATGCCGCTAATTTAAAAAAAAGGAAAGCTCATTGGCTTTCCTTTTCTATTATATCTTATTCTATAAAATTACAGAATTACTTTAGCTCTCTTGTCGGCTTCAATAAAGGAAGTGTCATACCCTGCAAACTTCTTCATGTAGTATCTCACGGTTGAACCATAGGCATCAGAAACATTTTGGTTACCATAACTTCTCAAATACTTTTTTACACTACCTGGTCCAGCCAAGTGCGCTGCTGCTATGATACCAGACTCAGTTACCAGAATACCATTGATTTGTTTACCTTCAAATCGTTTGATATCTTTTCTTAAAATCCATTTATTACGCTCTGCATTTGCTAAGAACGCTTTTTCCTGAAGTTCTGGGTTGTATAAGAACTGTGTTGGGTTATAAATACCAATCAATTTTAAAGTTTCAGCACCAAACTGATACTTACCTAAATACCCTAAGGTGTTGACTGTAAAATAATTTCCTCTAGATTCTTTAAATGCAACGGCCTCTTTAAACCCATTGTAAGATTTACCTAAATATGGAAAATATGTATGCGTGGAGTGAAATGGATTAGACAATTCAATATTAGAATCGCGATGAGAAGGCACCATATTAAAGGCGATCTCTTTAGAAATATTATAGTCTAACTCCAAACCTTCGGTAGAATAGTCGTCATAATTTAACGAAGATTCTGGCTTTAGTGCCACATAAAGTGTAACACAAATAGCTAAAGGTATTACGAAATAATTACCTACTTTTTTCAACATAATAGCTAATATTCTGAAGTACTAACTGTCCCTAATACAGTACATCAATTTCAGCGTGCAAATATACGCATTTTTTTAAACATTTGAAAATAAGGCGTTAAAGTGTTGTTAAAAGTAGATATAGTGCAGCTTTATGCCATTTTTTACATTGAATTCAATGGTCGGAAATGGCACTTTAATAACATTAATAACGTCAAAAATGGTTCTTAACACTCTTGACTTTGTTTCTATCCTTGATAAATCTACATCTAAACTGAGATAAAATTGACGTTGTCGGTTTTGATTTACGAATAAGTTATCAACGTTTTCATTTTTTCCCGTTAACATTCCATCTGCTCCATAGCCAAAAGCGAGATTGAGCCACCTTGGAATTTTACTTTGTTTAAAGAAGGAATGGAGATTAGCACTGAGCCAATAGGTTTGACCATTGTAATCTTTTAGCATTTCTTCCAAAATGCCTTGACCTAATTTATCAGGACGCCGATTAGCAAAACGTGTTTGATGAAAGGAATACTTAATGGTCACCCGTTGTTCTTCCCAGAGTAATTCTTGTCCGATATACAAACCTGTACCTAAACCGTTCGCGGCCATATCCGACCATGAAAAGCCCCATTCTGAAGAAAAACCGTCAAACATTTCAACTGCAGTTAAGAATCCAAACCCTAAAGTAGCGCCATATAAGAGTTGATTTTTTTTAGCCACACCACTCCAATGAAGTGCATTAGCGCCCACGCGACCCAATTGATAGGCAGAAAAGACATGACCTAACTTATCCATTTGCAGCCATTCATCACTATCATTGATTGTTTTAAATTTTGATCGTGGAAAATCAGCATACCATAATTGATCTAAACCTATTAAGGTTAATGACGCGATTGATGCCTCGGTAATTATTACGACATTTTTGCGAGACGTATTTAAAGTATCACTTGGTGTTAAGAACAATTCAATTTTTGACTGAGCCCATACAGTTTCAGAAAAAAAACAAAATACCAGAAGTATACAATACCTTATCACGATCACCTATTGATACCTTGAGATGACAAGTAGCGTTGATATGCTCTGGCATTAACATTATGCTGAGCTAATGTTTTAGCAAATTTATGATAGCCTAATTTTTTAGCATCGGCAGCAAAATAGAGGTACTTGTGTTTTTCATAATTCAAAACGGCATTAATCGCTGAAATATCAGGCATTGCAATCAGCCCTGGAGGCAAACCAGTATTTTTATAGGTATTGTAAGGAGACTCTATTTCTTTATGCTTATTCAATACACGTTTGATTATGGTGTTCTGGTATTCCGGTAATTGATACGCTGCAAATTTTAGCGTAGGGTCCGCTTGCAATGGCATTCCAATTCGAATTCGATTCATGTAAACCCCAGCAATACGCGGCTGCTCAATAGCTTGCTTTGACTCTTCGTGTACTATTGATGCCATAGTCATGATCTCATCACGAGATAAACCAATAGCCTTGGCTTTGGCCATCCTGTTATCGTTCCAAAAACGATTATACTCTTTGAGCATACGCTCTCTAAATTGTTCTGCCGATGTATTCCAAAAACACTCATAACTATTTGGAATGTACATTCCTAAAGCCGTTTGTTCAGAAAATCCAGATTTTTGAAAAAACGCACTGTCATACATGGCAGTAATTAAACTCAAACTATCAGCTTCTATTTGATTAGCAATTCTTCCTGCCAGTTTTTCTAGTGTTTCCTGATTATTGAAAGAGACTTTAATAGGCAGATTATTACTACGGATGGAGTTAATAATATCATTATTACTCATTCCGTTTTTAATAACATACTTACCTGCTTTCAAATAATTTGTATACTTTTTTCGTGATGCCAATGCATCAAAAGCATCCATATCTTTCAACAAAGGCTCTAACTGACTTCTAACGTCATTATATTCAGCATCAGTTGCTACATATATAAAGGCTTCATCATTAGCGAATTTCGTGTTTGGCGATAGCATCACATTATAAATAGAATATGCAAATATTGCAGCAACCACCAAGCCGATAAGGGCTATTGCCCAAAGTATTTTTTTAATATACATTATTTATAAAAGTATTTGTAATAAGAATTCATTCTTGTAAGAGCCATTAATGTAATTCCAATCTTTTTTAAGGCCGATGACATCAAACCCTTCATTTTTAAACAACTTAAGACTCATTTTATTGTCTTCGGAAATATTGCAATACAATTGATGCATAGACAGTTGCGATTTGCAGTAGCTTTTTAAAAGTTGGAGCGCTTCTTTTCCGTAGCCTTTTTGACGATTATTCGGAGCTTTAATTAATATCCCTACACCTGCCCTTCTGTTTTTAAAATCAAAATCGAAAAGATCTATCATACCTAGTGCCTCATCCTCATGATTACAGATGACCAAACGCAATTGTTTGACTTCAAATATATCTTTATGTGAATGCTCGAGATATTGTTTGATGAGATATTTTGAATAAGGTGTTATCGTATTACTTATCTCCCAAAACCCCTGATCATTCTCAATCTCATGAATAAAATCGAGGTCCTCAGGCTCTAGAGCTCTTAAGTAAATATGTCGTCCTTGTAGTGATTTCATTCAATTATACCTTTAAAAACTAAGTTTGCAGGCCCCATTAACCAAATATTCTTATATCCAGTTACGTCTTTTTCAAAGGACACTTGCAAATTTCCTCCTTGAGTTT is part of the Formosa sp. Hel1_31_208 genome and harbors:
- a CDS encoding thioesterase family protein; amino-acid sequence: MSNLCKFDEIQFRVRYGETDQMGVVYHGNYAQYFEMGRTEWLRKMGFSYSQMEESGIMLPVISLSINYKKSACYDDIIKVKTKLVKKPAVKIEFDYEILNENDELLATGNSVLAFIDVSKKRPTKCPDYILDKLQI
- the dnaA gene encoding chromosomal replication initiator protein DnaA — translated: MDVTAQSVWNNCLSFIKDNIQPQAYKTWFEPIVAVKLSDNALSIQVPSKFFYEWLEEHYVKILKVALTKQLGETAKLVYVIKMENTYGNKQPFTEKIPSSNRGALKSQDVDVPLNNKNPELKNPFVIPGIRNVKIESQLNPNYSFENFLEGDSNRLARNAGLAVANKPGGTSFNPLLIFGGVGLGKTHLAHAIGVDIKDKYPEKTVLYISAEKFTQQYIDSVKKNNRNDFIHFYQIIDVLIIDDVQFLSGKSGTQDVFFHIFNHLHQNGKQVILTSDKAPVDMQDIEQRLLSRFKWGLSAELQSPDFETRVSILKNKLYRDGVEMPDEIVEYVAKHIKTNVRELEGAIISLIAQSSFNKKEITVNLAKEIVEKFVKNTKREVSIDYIQKVVSDYFQMDVSTLQSKTRKRHIVQARQLAMFFAKKYTKASLASIGSQIGKRDHATVLHACKTVDNLSSTDKQFRKYVEDLSKKLSL
- a CDS encoding low molecular weight protein-tyrosine-phosphatase — protein: MKSILMVCLGNICRSPLAHGILESKLPESEFYVDSAGTANYHVGDLPDHRSIAVAKSHGIDISHQSGRQFLVSDFDAFDHIFVMDHSNFTNVINLARSNEDIAKVKLMLEVNANNKQQHVPDPYYGDMSDFEHVFKLLDKACAKLSKTLINESA
- a CDS encoding PQQ-dependent sugar dehydrogenase; translation: MKKIALFFAYIFISNTYAQDISLELYASGFSSPVNAKHAGDDRLFVVERAGVIKIIEADGSVGSVPFLNIDSRVSNNGGEQGLLALAFHPNYTTNGFFYVNYINNIGDTVISRFTRSSVSLADPNSEVILLTIFQPFSNHNGGDMHFGPNDGYLYISTGDGGSGGDPGNRAQNLGLLLGKILRIDVDGTSNGNYGIPADNPFVSNTAAMDEIWAYGLRNPWKFSFDRSNGDMWIADVGQSTREEINHVSSTSTGGENYGWKCFEGTTTFSSGAGCNTITHQPPVAEYNYGGNPFKCSITGGYRYRGTIQTGLLDLFFFADFCSDEIGVVEEISPNNFNLTFLDRFIGEGFSTFAEDVNGELYAIGLISGSIFRIEDANLSINESTLNDIKMYPNPVNNLLTFDLVNTSNIVSEIRINDVQGKRIQTHTNFQEQLLTISTKSLTSGLYLIEIIDIRGNSNIRKLIVD
- a CDS encoding SAM-dependent methyltransferase, producing MNPNYGKLYLIPTRLGDNPPLEVLPISVKKIVEMVDDFIVENEKTARRFIKKVDSRKQQSILHFEILNKYTKPEEIQNFLDTCKAGKPMGLLSEAGCPGIADPGADIVKLAHENDIQVVPLVGPSSIILAMMASGMNGQSFTFNGYIPIDKSERKATLKRMERLSYEHNQTQLFIETPYRNNKILEDICATLHTNTRVCVACDITLPTEYIKTMTVNEWKHTKIDLHKRPAIFIIHKD
- a CDS encoding energy transducer TonB, which produces MKKNKIILGIAITILTVIISSTFNWNSSKGNLLEVTNDELMASNLAAEAEVPQTVSDEPESRFFYNIKTRYNAIKKSDVAKAISINDFLNQKQMPPLNSYQSVSIIIVKDNKQTNNISLSKDGKLSNSQIELLKSADYSTNFLVRANYEKISEETLQSEYNYWSPHLSIVPEHQAEYLSDQEALSSYLEKGSQKAIISSMEDKLRPVMLYFTVTKTGVVSNVRVESISNYPLFDKKMVELINNIPGTWKPAKDSKGQTVDQELVITFGSGGC
- a CDS encoding peptidoglycan-binding protein LysM, whose translation is MLKKVGNYFVIPLAICVTLYVALKPESSLNYDDYSTEGLELDYNISKEIAFNMVPSHRDSNIELSNPFHSTHTYFPYLGKSYNGFKEAVAFKESRGNYFTVNTLGYLGKYQFGAETLKLIGIYNPTQFLYNPELQEKAFLANAERNKWILRKDIKRFEGKQINGILVTESGIIAAAHLAGPGSVKKYLRSYGNQNVSDAYGSTVRYYMKKFAGYDTSFIEADKRAKVIL
- a CDS encoding DUF2279 domain-containing protein; this translates as MFLTPSDTLNTSRKNVVIITEASIASLTLIGLDQLWYADFPRSKFKTINDSDEWLQMDKLGHVFSAYQLGRVGANALHWSGVAKKNQLLYGATLGFGFLTAVEMFDGFSSEWGFSWSDMAANGLGTGLYIGQELLWEEQRVTIKYSFHQTRFANRRPDKLGQGILEEMLKDYNGQTYWLSANLHSFFKQSKIPRWLNLAFGYGADGMLTGKNENVDNLFVNQNRQRQFYLSLDVDLSRIETKSRVLRTIFDVINVIKVPFPTIEFNVKNGIKLHYIYF
- the mltG gene encoding endolytic transglycosylase MltG, giving the protein MYIKKILWAIALIGLVVAAIFAYSIYNVMLSPNTKFANDEAFIYVATDAEYNDVRSQLEPLLKDMDAFDALASRKKYTNYLKAGKYVIKNGMSNNDIINSIRSNNLPIKVSFNNQETLEKLAGRIANQIEADSLSLITAMYDSAFFQKSGFSEQTALGMYIPNSYECFWNTSAEQFRERMLKEYNRFWNDNRMAKAKAIGLSRDEIMTMASIVHEESKQAIEQPRIAGVYMNRIRIGMPLQADPTLKFAAYQLPEYQNTIIKRVLNKHKEIESPYNTYKNTGLPPGLIAMPDISAINAVLNYEKHKYLYFAADAKKLGYHKFAKTLAQHNVNARAYQRYLSSQGINR
- a CDS encoding GNAT family N-acetyltransferase, whose product is MKSLQGRHIYLRALEPEDLDFIHEIENDQGFWEISNTITPYSKYLIKQYLEHSHKDIFEVKQLRLVICNHEDEALGMIDLFDFDFKNRRAGVGILIKAPNNRQKGYGKEALQLLKSYCKSQLSMHQLYCNISEDNKMSLKLFKNEGFDVIGLKKDWNYINGSYKNEFLLQILL